From the Lathyrus oleraceus cultivar Zhongwan6 chromosome 4, CAAS_Psat_ZW6_1.0, whole genome shotgun sequence genome, one window contains:
- the LOC127074862 gene encoding protein WEAK CHLOROPLAST MOVEMENT UNDER BLUE LIGHT 1 translates to MEQQLPESPNQSSEESSPHSDSAKDLKHVIDTAAPFESVKDAVSKFGGIVDWKTRRTQSLERSKMVGHEFAKPNATEELENTKKLIEDLRLNLESVERDEVQLKEEAEVVIRKIEELEQDIADEASFEAKAQLEVEQSMQSSAASELEFLKKELDSLRKEYDYMVNGRDVAINNAEEAVAASKEIEKAVEDLNAELIATKESLKLTRTAHLEAEEQTSGVVDEETHNYKLELEKSEEELETLNQQVLSARVLKSKLEASSSLLLDLKAELAAYMESKLEDETDALRKKELEEVKMNIEKATAEVNSLKEASILLQSELEEEKLILNDLKESEEKASAKVTDLQVELEKSKSAIAFLQMKEDEAREVMAELPKKLQAAVQEADEAKSLSQAAQAELLQAQEEAEKAKASLATLQNRLHATKMEIGASKVSEKLAKDSIKALERSESTRGGSNTKEVDTSSLVTLTLDEYHELSKRTQKAEEQANLRITAANSQIEVAKESELRSLEKLEELNEELCVRRESLKIATKNAEKAAEGKSVVEQELRSWRADQEQQRKDSEVNTTTAAANATVNVRDSPHTSKGKAPLENNTNNDNHSNENGSSSDAKNKKKKKKSLFPSKVIMFFAKRKTHPSK, encoded by the exons ATGGAGCAGCAACTTCCGGAATCCCCTAATCAGTCTAGTGAAGAATCTTCACCGCATTCTGATTCTGCGAAAGATCTTAAGCATGTCATTGATACAGCAGCACCTTTTGAATCTGTCAAAGATGCTGTCTCCAAATTCGGAGGAATAGTTGATTGGAAAACTCGTAGAACCCAAAGTCTGGAG AGAAGCAAGATGGTAGGACATGAATTTGCAAAACCGAACGCGACGGAGGAATTGGAAAACACGAAGAAACTCATAGAAGATCTCAGACTCAATTTAGAAAGTGTAGAAAGAGATGAGGTTCAGCTAAAAGAAGAAGCCGAAGTTGTGATTCGGAAAATCGAGGAGCTGGAGCAAGACATTGCAGATGAAGCCAGTTTTGAAGCCAAGGCACAGCTTGAGGTTGAACAATCCATGCAAAGTTCCGCGGCTTCGGAATTGGAGTTTTTGAAAAAAGAATTGGACTCTTTGAGGAAAGAGTATGATTACATGGTGAACGGAAGGGATGTCGCTATCAACAATGCGGAAGAGGCTGTTGCAGCATCTAAAGAGATTGAAAAAGCAGTTGAAGATTTAAATGCTGAGTTAATCGCAACAAAGGAATCATTGAAGTTGACTCGAACAGCGCATTTGGAAGCCGAGGAACAAACATCAGGCGTCGTTGACGAAGAAACTCACAACTATAAGCTTGAACTCGAAAAATCAGAAGAGGAACTCGAGACACTAAACCAACAAGTTTTATCCGCAAGAGTTCTCAAATCAAAATTGGAAGCTTCTTCCTCTCTGTTGCTCGATTTGAAAGCCGAGTTAGCAGCGTACATGGAATCAAAACTAGAAGATGAAACTGATGCTTTAAGAAAGAAGGAACTCGAGGAAGTGAAGATGAACATAGAAAAAGCAACAGCTGAGGTCAACAGCTTGAAAGAAGCTTCGATATTGCTTCAATCAGAACTTGAAGAAGAGAAGTTGATTCTCAACGACTTAAAGGAAAGTGAAGAAAAAGCTTCTGCTAAAGTCACCGATCTTCAAGTTGAGCTTGAGAAATCAAAATCAGCAATAGCTTTTCTTCAAATGAAAgaagatgaagcaagagaggtTATGGCGGAGTTACCTAAGAAACTTCAAGCAGCAGTACAAGAAGCTGATGAAGCCAAATCATTATCTCAAGCTGCTCAAGCTGAACTTCTTCAAGCACAAGAAGAAGCTGAAAAAGCCAAAGCAAGTTTAGCTACATTGCAAAACAGATTACACGCAACAAAAATGGAGATAG GAGCTTCGAAAGTTTCTGAAAAGTTGGCTAAAGATTCGATCAAAGCACTGGAGAGAAGTGAATCAACTAGAGGAGGAAGCAACACCAAAGAAGTTGATACTTCATCTCTTGTGACACTCACATTAGATGAATACCATGAACTCAGCAAGAGAACTCAGAAAGCCGAGGAACAAGCTAATCTAAGAATCACAGCTGCAAATTCACAGATTGAGGTGGCAAAGGAATCTGAATTAAGAAGCTTGGAGAAACTAGAAGAACTGAACGAAGAGCTGTGTGTAAGAAGAGAATCATTGAAAATTGCAACCAAGAATGCTGAAAAAGCGGCAGAAGGAAAATCAGTTGTAGAACAAGAGTTGAGATCATGGAGAGCTGATCAAGAACAACAAAGGAAGGATAGCGAGGTTAATACTACTACCGCTGCAGCTAATGCAACTGTGAATGTAAGGGATTCACCACACACCTCAAAGGGAAAAGCTCCTTTAGAAAACAATACTAATAATGATAATCATAGCAATGAAAATGGATCATCTTCAGATGCAAAgaacaaaaagaagaagaagaaatcaTTGTTTCCTTCAAAGGTTATCATGTTCTTTGCTAAAAGGAAAACACATCCAAGCAAATGA
- the LOC127074863 gene encoding plastidal glycolate/glycerate translocator 1, chloroplastic: MATHFLITPFPLITNQSLKPRSALSAKSTPLSIPNTKKCSFLCNPIAPIMLNSTLLQKGSHGSSESRQLSTCSAQSDSGNTSSLTQNVFGVLHLIVSLGLFVATDKFLKQTFVTAGIKFPSALFGMFCIFSVLIILDSTVPSAATAVVNFFEPAFMFIQRWLPLFYVPSLVVLPLSVRDIPAASGIKIGLIIVGGWLATLCVAGFTAIAVRKAVKTTLIDAEPMGKPSPFSTVEVWTWTGILLTSFVSALFYPTLLGTSARTCLPFLLSATVLGYIVGTGLPSSVKKVFHPIICCALSAVLTAFGFGYFSKLGLDPVLGYYLTNVSNNPGAGDILMGFLGSVILSFSFSMFKQRKLVKRHAAEIFTSVIISTIFSLYSTALVGRLVQLEPSLTVSILPRCITVALALSIVSLFEGANPSLTAAVVVVTGLVGANFVQATLDRLRFSDPIARGIATASSAHGLGTAALSAKEPEALPFCAIAYALNGIFGSLLCSVPIVRQSLLAIIG, from the exons ATGGCGACCCATTTCCTCATAACTCCCTTTCCGCTTATCACTAACCAATCTCTTAAACCACGTTCCGCCCTCTCTGCAAAATCAACACCTCTTTCTATCCCCAATACTAAAAAATGCTCCTTTTTGTGTAACCCAATAGCTCCTATAATGTTGAATTCTACTTTATTGCAAAAGGGTTCTCATGGAAGTTCAGAAAGCAGACAACTTTCTACTTGTTCAGCTCAATCTGATTCGGGAAACACTTCATCACTCACCCAAAAT GTGTTTGGGGTGTTACATTTGATTGTGTCTCTGGGGCTTTTTGTCGCTACGGATAAGTTTTTGAAGCAAACATTTGTGACTGCTGGAATCAAATTCCCTAGTGCATTGTTTGGAATGTTTTGTATATTCTCAGTTCTGATTATTCTTGACTCTACTGTGCCATCTGCAGCTACAGCAGTGGTGAACTTCTTTGAGCCTGCTTTTATGTTCATTCAGAGATGGCTCCCTTTGTTCTATGTTCCTTCTTTGGTTGTCTTGCCCCTTTCTGTTAGAGATATTCCCGCCGCTTCTGGCATCAAAATTGGCCTTATCATAG TTGGAGGATGGCTAGCTACACTATGTGTTGCTGGTTTCACAGCTATAGCTGTAAGAAAAGCCGTGAAAACAACATTGATCGATGCTGAGCCGATGGGAAAGCCTTCTCCGTTTTCCACCGTTGAAGTGTGGACGTGGACTGGGATTCTCCTAACATCATTTGTTAGTGCACTATTTTATCCAACATTGTTGGGGACAAGTGCCAGAACATGCCTTCCGTTTTTGCTTTCAGCCACAGTGTTGGGCTACATAGTTGGTACTGG CTTGCCATCAAGTGTGAAGAAGGTCTTTCATCCTATAATTTGCTGCGCACTATCAGCAGTTCTGACAGCATTTGGTTTCGGGTATTTTTCCAAGTTAGGACTCGATCCTGTTCTAGGATACTATCTTACCAATGTATCCAACAATCCTGGAGCTGGTGACATTTTAATGGGATTTTTGGGATCTGTTATTCTCTCATTTTCCTTCTCTATGTTCAAGCAAAGAAAG CTTGTGAAAAGGCATGCAGCTGAGATTTTCACCTCTGTCATCATCTCAACAATATTCTCGTTATACTCAACCGCCCTTGTTGGACGACTTGTTCAACTAGAACCATCCTTAACTGTGTCCATTCTACCCAGATGTATAACAGTGGCGTTGGCCCTCAGCATTGTGTCCTTGTTTGAGG GTGCCAATCCATCTCTCACAGCAGCCGTTGTTGTAGTAACTGGTCTAGTTGGGGCGAATTTCGTGCAAGCAACTCTTGATAGACTCAGATTTAGTGATCCGATTGCCCGAGGAATAGCAACAGCTTCTAG TGCACATGGACTTGGAACAGCAGCATTATCTGCAAAGGAACCTGAGGCTCTCCCATTTTGTGCCATTGCTTATGCTTTGAATGGCATATTTGGATCTTTACTATGTTCAGTTCCTATTGTCAGACAAAGCTTGCTTGCAATTATTGGCTAA